TGAGTCCTAGGTTGTCCATCCGCAATTTGTTCTCTCAAGACTTCTTCCAGATGATAGGGTGCTTAAGTaacaaaaaaaagtacaaatatgaGCAGGAAAATACATTTCAGACAACATAATCTGCATTTGAATGCAGAGATGCAGACAGGTTATGAGGAATCCACTGACAAGTACAGCTAGaaggcaaaaaaaattatacaaggATCAGAAATGTGGAACTCGTGACAGGTAAAAAGAATTCCAAAAAGACTCACTGTTGTGTTGGAAAACACGTACAGTAGCTCCAGATCCACGTGCACCATTTACAATAGAGTTGTGGTTCAAGGAATCACTGATAATCAGACTACCCTGTAGTGATAATATCATACAATCAGAAACAATGCAATCGTTAAGGACAATGATTTTACAGAGGACTTCAATTCTAGCCTCAACCTTCCCCATCAGGACTGGAAGTATCGCAGAGTTTGTAACATAGCCCATTCCAAAAACTATAGCTGCTGGCTTTCCAGTAAAATCTGCAACACGCTTCTCCAATTCATTGTGCAATGCTGTTGTTCCTGTGAACACACTCATCTGATTAACaattgaaagaaataaaaaagctTGAAAAACATTTCACCAAAAAGTTCTTCACAATATCACAAACTCACCTCCATCCACCCGGGTACTACAAGTGCTAGGAGAATATTTCTTCAATGACTCAATTACTCGAGGAGTGCAGTACTCATCGGATGCAGCAAAACCAAGATAGTTGTAGGACCCCAAGTTAAGGCATCTGCTAACTTTTTCGGTTCGTCTGTGGTAGGGGCAATCAGTTATACAGATTCTTAATACAATGACCTAATAAATGCAAAATTGAATAAAACCTAAAAAAGAATGATATTTCAAGCCTTTACAAAGAACAATGTGAATCTTACTTTAGTGTCTTATTATTGTCATTCGAGTAACGCTCAACCACGTCAAACCAAGCGTCAGGTGCACTAGATATTGGTCTCCCAAAGCAGTCCTACCAAAAGGGtgacaaaaaaaagaaattttcaaaattatagaACATGTCTTTTGTTTATAAAGCTAATTATTCAGCAAAAAACTCAATCGCCAAGTCCCTTAAAACATTAATCATAACTCCAATTTCTCTTCATTCTTTGCAAagtctaaaaatgaaaaaactaaattaaattaaactacgGCTAAGTTTGATTCATGTAATAGAATAGCATGGAATGGAATGGAATATCTAGTCCATAAGGAACGGAATaagcattttttattttttgagaggagtagttattccacaaaatcatagaataacaattctataaaattactatttcatgaaccaaagCAAAGAATAGTCATTCGGAATAGCTATCCTATTCCAGAcctatttcatgaaccaaacatatCCTACATGTAGTCAATATTCGTGTTTGGAAAACTCACGGTCGCTGCAATTCCATCCTTTTCACTTTTCAGCTAATGAACTAACCAAAAATAATCACAAATGCATTGAAAGAAACAAAATCTATGCCAAATTCGACATGATTTATTCCAAATAAAGTCGactacaaatattaaaatcacacaaataacaagaaaaagagcaagataaacaaataaaataccTGAATCCGAAGATACAGACGACGAATATAGAAATCCTCAAGTCCTAAACAGATTGGAGCATAACCCTGCATAATCACACacataaaacaacaaaaatattaaagcaaatcaaaattaatagttgataaattaattaacagCAGCTTATTAACAGACCTGAAAATTCTTATTGGAGTAGAACCAATCAAGaattttacgaaagaaatctctGATTTGACCGAAAGCAAATAATAATCCATAGCTAAAGTACGTTGATAAAGCTGTCAAGTACGGTATTGCGATCATTTCCTCAACAAGAAAAAATTCTTTTGAATTTACAGAGGAATTGAGAGGAGATctgaaattgataatttaatatttaagaatttgatttcttttgtgtggaaaaaatcaaaagtttttgGATTTGAGAATTTTTGATATCGGAATTGGATCTACAGCCTTCGGGTTAGTTGTCGACCCGCTGAATAGTCTTGATGGACAGCTCTCTATTGTTGGACTCAATGGCCGGACACAACCTGGCATTTTCGTTCCGGGTCGaaattttatgtaaaaattGCATCAATGATGTTCCTACTTTTTAAAATCTTATGTTTTGGTGTAtgtacttattttttatttacttaagtgtttggaattgtttagttAGTATCTTTTTTCAAGTTAAAGTGAATAACTAGTTGAAATACCTTTTGAAACTATTTCAAAGAGATTCAATTGGTTATTATTGTTAATTAATTcactctttttattattttatatttattttttggattaattacatataaaatcatgacctttgcgccaagtttcaaaaataacataaccttTGAAACGTGCCAATTATAGACaccatctttcatttttttcaaaaataacatcgacgatttttagtggcatttttgctggcGTGACATGACATGTGGCAGACCCATTggctgtccaagtcagcaaaatttcaccaaaaaatgtgcccatgatgaaattgaaaaaagaaaatgaaaggggatgtctataattgacacgttttaaaggtaatgttatttttgaaacttggtgcaaaggtcatgattttatatgtaattaaccctttttttctattattttttgtaattattaataataaaatctaaatctaaattaatataaattatagtaaatgtaaaaattaataaataaaaataatataaatattaaaacaatataaaaagaTACCTCACTAGTCTATTAAATCGGGAACCGGAACCGCGATCTAATTTGATCCAGTCATGtgttaaagtttaaaaatttgattagacTAATCGTTGACTGATTTTTGACCAGTTCTGATAggtgtttttttatttctctcgaTTCTCACCATAATGATCtcaggaatttttttaaaaaaaattaataaattatatttatatcatgattgaattcattttaaaatgatattactaataatttaattcaaaattttatttttctaatgaaTACTgcataataatttaataaacttagaaattaaactgaaaataaaaagtaaattaaagttattatataaattagatACTAATACAATTTACCAAGCGGTTTGTACGACGTGTCACAAAAATATTCATCTAATACAAAAATTGTGGTTTTGAGTTGTATAGGTAAATATGTGAACGTTCCAAtgataagataaaaaaaattcataatgaagtaaatattacaaatatttttatttttataagtaaataCATCAACTTTCCAAACAAAAATGAGAGTTAAAAGGTTACCAACCTCTTATTTTGTAGAGGAAAAATTGAAATGAATACataatttagtttattaaatatgcATAGggattataataaaaaataattgtttaattaagTCAATTAAAAGAGTAAACTGGCGAAGAGGTATTAATAAATTAGGTTAATGACATTTAAAATCCAGattttgatttgcgaaaaaaaatgaCTTTAAAAACGTAACAGTTAAAGGCCTGATCTTttgtttattttcaaatttaacatTAAAGGCGTTTTTGCTGACACGGCAAGACACACAACAAGACCTATCAGGTGTTTAAATCAGCGAAATTTTACCATAAAATATGCTAATGttgaatttgaaagaaaaaaacgaAAGATTGTGCTTtcaattgccacgttttaaaagtcATATTTTTCTCGGTGAATCGTAAAAGtcgtaattttatatgtaaacgAAATAAATTTCATTAGACTTtctgataaattttaattttttatattctttaaagGAGAAATGTTTTAGCGTTACTGCAATGCCCTAAAATCTGCTCCACTCTCCAGTAAACCCCTTCCACAACACCAAAATGCCGGACTCTGTACTGCTCGATCACCAAGAAGATAAAGAAGTAGCATCAATGCCAGAAACCCTATCTAAATCCGACGCCGCATTGCCTTCAAAACGCAAACCCGATTCACTTCCGATTCACCCTAACAAAACTCAAAAATTACCGGCTTCCAATGAAAACGGCGTCGCTGCTAACTCTTCCAATCCCGAAGACAGTACTGAGAACAACAACGCTGTTGTAGAAGAAGAAGACGATGATGATGATTACgtggatgatgatgatgatgagggAGAAGAAGAGAGTCCGGTGGTTGATAGGAAAGGTAAAGGGAAAAtgattgaagaagaagatgacgATGGTGatagtgatgatgatgatgacgacGACGATGAGGATGATGAAATGGACGGTGGTGATGGTGATGATAGTGAGCTGGATGATGATCCTCTGGCTGAGGTTGATTTGGACAACATTTTACCCTCGAGGACGCGGAGGAAGTCCACTCATCGGCCTGGTGTTTTTATCGGTAAAAATCACGGTAAGGATGATGATGATAGTGATGCCTGAGGAGAGGTTAGTGTAATTGTGTTAATTTTAACTTGGAAGGGGTTTAAGCTAGTAACTAGTAATGTTAGTGGTTTTGTGATGGTTCAGTGTGGGAAGGGCGGAGATTGTAAGTTCGATTAGGCTTTATCATCTACTTGGATTATTGATTTGCAGTCAATCATGAATTTTCCCACTTGAACTTTAATCTTTGTTTTGAATGCTAAAATAGTTCTAACAAGTATGTATCCTTTGATAATGCTTTAATACTGTTGTTTCTATTATGCTAATTTTTGTGATATGGTGCTTTGTTTATCCATCAAAGTCCCTTGAAAGGAAAAGGGAATCCTTAGGCAAACTTAGGAGGAATTCGGCAGACTCTTAGATAGCAAGATTACACTAGGTTAATCACTATACCAGAAGCAATTTGCGGTCCTCCGCATAGTAGAAATTGACTCATGCGCAAAGGTAGCTCACAATGTCTATTGTAATCATGGAGACGAAATATGAATAATGCATTTAAATGTCATCCCAATTAAATTTTTCTCTCTAACAAACAATACTCTAAGCAAAGGTTGCAATTTGACAATCAATGAAGTGCAAGTTTATCCTTTTAGATAATGTATGGAATACTGCCTCTTCTTCAGATCTTCTATTTCAAGTGTCTTTTTATGAGAGGTCTTCTTCTTCCCTTATCATACATTTTAATGGTACAGGGATATTATGCAAAATTTTGAGGTTCAATGCAGGTTAGAATACAGTGTTTTCTCTAGTTTGGTCAATAATATGAAGATAAATGTGATGGCAGCTTGTTACATGATTAGAAAAGGATTTGATCCGCATTCCGAACTTGGGTTAAGTGGTTTATTAGACTTTCCTAGGAGATGCCGATCTCTTATATGAATAAGATTAcaattttttctctctctctaatAGTGAGGATATTCAATACTTTATTAGATTGTACATAAGGTAAATGATAGCATATAGGTGCTTAAGGTACTTAGAATGAAAATGGCAAATACTATTGATGCAATATCCACCCACCACATATTTAACTACTCGGTTACATTTCTGTTCAGACCTCTGAAATTTTCCTAAATTAAAGCAACTCTGTGTTTCATCTTTCCTCTTTACTGTATCATCTGATTTGAAGTCATATAGGAAAGCTAGTCTTGAGGAAGCTTATTGCCATCTACTATTTTGATGTCGTAGTAGTGAGCTTTTGAGTTTTCATCTGCATAATTTAGAATGGAAGTCACAAGTCCATAATGAGGACATGCTGGCTTGTTCTGTGTACATACACTTTATATTTCATATTATCTTTAAATGTGCAATACTTAAGTTTTAtcatgtttgttaacatttgcaTGTTTCTGACGAACCATTACCTACTACTGACTAAACTGCAACTCAAGTGAGTTGAACACACCAGCTATATTGTACATTTTGAGAATCTACTACAGAGTTATATTATGATGTGTTTCTATAGTATCCTGCACAAAGGCAATgttcaattttatattatgtTTACTCTTTCTTCTCTTGCTTCAAATAACTTGCAtggaattttgagattttgctTGGATTCAGCAATAAGAAATAGCTGGGGCATATTCTAGTGGGAATTTGGCTTTATTCCTTCCTCATGAATATGATTTAGAGTTTTATGGATCATGAACTCCTAATTTGTTGTGGGCTGTATTGAGCACCCATCAATCTGAAGTATAGTTGATTAGTAGTTTTGGTTCTGCATGTagctttgttttctttttaactGCATGTGCTATAAACTTTGAATTGAGGGCTGTACTGGTGTGTCATTTAATGAGTAATGAGCCCTGTGAATCCACTTGTGTGCCAATGACAAGTGTTGGTCTTAATTGTTGAACTGTTTTGCAATGGTTAACTTTTGCATGAATCATGTCCATACTCATATGTTTGTCGCTTGCGAAGTAAGCGTTGCTCTTGAGTTTATAACTGAAGAGCACACATGAGCTTGTGTAGTTGTGCTGCAATTTGCCTTTTGTATGAATCGTGCTAGGAACATATTCTGGAATCGCCAAAgctctttcatttttttctgaaataactatttgatttatttaattgtgGAAACTATTCTTTAcagatcttttttttttttgagaaatataTATTTGCCTACTTTTCTCAAACAGCAGTTTCCAAAGCTAAAGACAGCTGAAATTTTTATATtggaaaaattataattttctcaaattcaatGGCAAACATTCCATAAATGACTCTTTAGAGACAATTCTGTCAAGTTTCGACCTTAAATTAGTTGTGATAGGATTCGGTCCTCTTTTCAACCTTATATTAGCTGTATTAAGGTTTAGGCCCAATTCTGTTTCAGATTGATCTCGTGTGTCTTGCATAGTATATGCTTTGCCAGTCAGTCGATGAATAAGAGTTGTTTAGAATGAAGTGGCTATTGGATAAAATCTTCCTGTAAtaatttagataattttgtTAATGACACCAATTGCAATTTTACCAAATGATATCACATCTGAAGAATCTATATACGTAGTTAACTTTATTTCCGGTGGATGGTTGTCTGAGGCTTCTTCAGCTGGACAACTTCATCGTCTCTTTTCGAAGTAACTtcttatcaatatttttttgacAGATCAAGTTCTTCCATAGATGTTCAAATTATTTACGTTCTCATTTATTTGTCGTGTCTCAGTCTGTTGCCTATGCAGAAAAGCTTATTGCCTCAAGCCTTAGTTAACACCATCTTTTATCAATAATATTTCTGTTTAGAAAATCAAATCTGGTCGAGACTATTTGGTTAATTCTTCGTGGCTGAGGCTGTTATTACATCGTAAGCTGATGCCATTGTTACATCATTTGTTTTTCTGGAAAAATCtatgaatatttattttctaacgATGCAATTTACCTTGTCGTGCATAATTATTGTTCAGGTCATACGTGTGCTGGTCCTTTAAACCCCTATGATTGTGAAGGTCTTGTTTTAGCTTTTGCTGTGAAGCTTTTCTTGTATTCTTTACAGATTTCACTGCCTGTATGGGTATCTTTATAGATAGGTATCTTATCCTGGAATGTCATGAAGTCTATGGACATGATATAAAAGCTACTGTGAACATGGTAGGGTATTATGATTTTATACGAaactgtgattttttttatttaattatctgGTATTTCATCACTATATTAACACCCATTTATCAGGATTTGAGTCATGCAAAACCACATGGACAGTTAAACTTTTCCTACTAAGTTTTATTTCTGTTGCATACATTGAACTCGAAATCTTTGATTAAGTTATTATTTCATATCAGTTGATATGAACGTTGTTTTACGCATATGTGGTAGCAAGTTGTTTTCTCGAGAATAATAATCATCACATTCTTGATTAGGCACGCATGTTGTGATATCATCATCTGTTGTTTGTGTTTCTGGTTGAGAGTGCATTGATGTTtatgtcaaaataaaaacagaGTTTGCATTGTCACATAGGTCCATGTTCTAATTCTGGTTTTATTAAGGCAGGGTCCATGGTTGATCAGGCGTGGAGTCTATAGTCCGTAGATATAAATACATAGGTTCAATTATACTTAACCTGGTCCACTGATTTTGGTTCACTGGGTTCACCTTGTGAGTTGATGAAAAAGGCGGGTATCACAATGCATCAGCTGAACTTCTGATCTCTTGCACTAGGTGAGGTCACCTAAGGGGTCTAAACATGCTGAACCGGTCGACTTTGAGCTCAAAGCTTGAACTCGAGTTAGAACGACACTCAAGCTATTCGAGTAAGGTTGAGTTCAATAAAGGGAAAAAAAATCATCGTATGTGACGcttaaaatattttcatcataaaatttgaaatataattaattcAGGCTTGTGAGCCTTATAGTCTCTTTATATAGTACTCGAGTTTAGATCGAGATGAATTTCAAGTAGTTTGAGCTCGATTCAAATATTTTAagtcaattatatataatttacgaGTAGTCTAACTCATTTACGCTCCACTACGTAAGGAGAACAGAGAGGTTCTATCATAAAACAAAAAGATGGGATGATGTGGTCCTTAACATTTCGTCATCCCTACCATTTGCTTAGGGCTTGGCTCTATAGTTAGTGTTTGGAAGACTAAGAGTGGTGGTGTAGGATATGATTGTGGGACTAATTCCTTTTAGGACCATATGAATTGATCAAAAAGCAAAACTTGTTATACTTCTCCCTTTCAAATTATAAGTTTTGAATAATCCATTTTCAGGTCCTTAAAGTATAGCTGTTTTTTTAATCcgatttttaaactattttttgtccTTATATGGTCTTTCAATTTAGCAAAAAATCATTTTCGAGTCCCTAACTGATAGAAACGATGCCTTTTAAGGtaacaatttgtatttttaaaaataacgaaACAACGTCGTTTTCACCGTTCAGggatttaaaaatgattttttgatAAGTTGAAGGATCtgataaagataaaaaatagtttaaggaccGGATGAGAAAAACAGGTATAGTTTAGGGACCTAAAAATAGATTATTCCTTAAAAGTTCTATCTTTATGAGCCATTGCTTTGTGAGGACCACCATGCCCCTATAATGCCGCATGCCTATTTTGAGTTTTCCTACCAAAGTTTTCATTTCTCTAGCTCCAATTGTACATTTCCAAAATACTAGAATTTAGTAGTAGATACATCGAATTAATTTAGTCCccgaaataataatttaattcacTGTATTATACATTTATTTAAGCATATCTCATATTATAGGGCCTTTTGGAATGGTCTaatcatctaaaaatatttcaccttttcgtttttatttatttatgatctaaacttttatgatcatcaattttagctatttttaattttcaatttcaattgtatTCATTTGTTCATATTGGAATTAAAAAAGGATCAAATATgcttttcatattgttttaatttgtccTTTTACCATTAAGAATTTTGAGTATGAAGTGATATACAtgatattatactttttttcatttcaatttaaaCAGATGGCTGCAATTggtattgaaaaaaaaaattgactaaaaTTGAAGATGTACAAATTTGGACCATAAacaagaaaagtttaaaaaatggaatatttttaaaagatagagTAATTTTCAATTATTCAGCCTTCTGTATAATTGTTATTTGGTGatgaaaaaattgttttttgaatttgtttgaatTATTTGTTTGATGGGGAAGATGAGAATGGAAATGATAAAGAGtgattattctttttttggcaatattatatagatatatgc
This window of the Mercurialis annua linkage group LG5, ddMerAnnu1.2, whole genome shotgun sequence genome carries:
- the LOC126679847 gene encoding uncharacterized protein LOC126679847, with protein sequence MPDSVLLDHQEDKEVASMPETLSKSDAALPSKRKPDSLPIHPNKTQKLPASNENGVAANSSNPEDSTENNNAVVEEEDDDDDYVDDDDDEGEEESPVVDRKGKGKMIEEEDDDGDSDDDDDDDDEDDEMDGGDGDDSELDDDPLAEVDLDNILPSRTRRKSTHRPGVFIGKNHGKDDDDSDA